One segment of Vulpes lagopus strain Blue_001 chromosome 8, ASM1834538v1, whole genome shotgun sequence DNA contains the following:
- the LOC121496937 gene encoding UDP-glucuronosyltransferase 1A3-like gives MAAGFLAPLPVLTGLLLILCVGRWVEGGKVLVVPMDGSHWLSMKKAVQKLHARGHQMVVVSPESNMHIKEEDFFTLTTYATPYTQEEFDHLLLGQSYLVFERMPFLKTFLKTMEGLKAAALIFQRSCESLMHNKNLIRHLNASSFDVVLTDPVYPCGAILARYLSLPSVFFLRNIPCDLDSEGTQCPNPSSYIPRLLTRNSDHMTFLQRVKNMLYPLALKYICHFSFTPYASLASELLQREVSLVDILSSGSVWLFRGDFVLDYPRPIMPNMFFIGGINCANRKPLSQVCIASYVRLVFQVEHLCFFKAYFQVLAYLPVFLRFLLPLVLL, from the coding sequence ATGGCTGCAGGGTTCCTGGCTCCCCTGCCAGTGCTCACGGGGCTGTTGCTCATCTTGTGTGTTGGACGCTGGGTTGAAGGTGGGAAGGTACTGGTGGTGCCTATGGATGGCAGCCACTGGCTTAGCATGAAGAAGGCTGTGCAGAAGCTCCATGCCAGAGGCCACCAGATGGTGGTGGTTTCCCCAGAGTCGAATATGCATATCAAAGAAGAGGATTTTTTCACCCTGACAACCTATGCCACACCTTACACCCAGGAAGAATTTGATCACCTCCTACTGGGTCAGAGTTACCTGGTTTTTGAAAGAATGCCTTttctaaagacatttttgaaaactATGGAAGGTTTGAAAGCTGCTGCTTTGATTTTTCAAAGATCTTGTGAGTCGCTGATGCATAACAAGAACCTGATCAGGCACCTGAATGCCAGTTCCTTTGATGTGGTTTTAACTGATCCAGTTTATCCCTGTGGGGCAATACTGGCTAGGTACCTGTCCCTTCCCTCTGTGTTTTTTTTGCGGAACATTCCATGTGATTTGGATTCTGAGGGCACACAGTGCCCAAACCCTTCCTCATATATTCCCAGATTATTAACAAGGAATTCAGACCACATGACGTTCCTGCAAAGGGTCAAGAACATGCTCTACCCCCTGGCCCTGAAGTACATTTGCCACTTTTCTTTCACTCCTTATGCAAGCCTTGCCTCTGAGCTTCTTCAGCGAGAGGTATCCCTGGTGGACATCCTCAGCTCTGGATCTGTGTGGCTGTTCAGAGGGGACTTTGTTCTGGACTACCCGAGGCCAATCATGCCCAACATGTTCTTCATTGGAGGCATAAACTGTGCCAACAGGAAGCCATTGTCTCAGGTCTGTATTGCATCCTATGTGCGATTAGTGTTCCAGGTAGAAcacttatgtttttttaaagcttacttCCAGGTGCTTGCTTATCTGCCAGTCTTTCTGAGATTTCTTCTACCTCTTGTTCTCCTGTGA
- the LOC121496941 gene encoding UDP-glucuronosyltransferase 1A3-like, whose protein sequence is MAAGFLAPLPVLTGLLLILCVGRWVEGGKVLVVPMDGSHWLSMKKAVQKLHARGHQMVVVSPESNMHIKEEDFFTLTTYATPYTQEEVDRLLLGQSYLVFQRMSFLKTFLKTMEGLKAATLIFQRSCESLIHNKNLIRHLNASSFDVVLTDPVYPCGAILARYLSLPSVFFFAEHSM, encoded by the coding sequence ATGGCTGCAGGGTTCCTGGCTCCCCTGCCAGTGCTCACGGGGCTGTTGCTCATCTTGTGTGTTGGACGCTGGGTTGAAGGTGGGAAGGTACTGGTGGTGCCTATGGATGGCAGCCACTGGCTTAGCATGAAGAAGGCTGTGCAGAAGCTCCATGCCAGAGGCCACCAGATGGTGGTGGTTTCCCCAGAGTCGAATATGCATATCAAAGAAGAGGATTTTTTCACCCTGACAACCTATGCCACACCTTACACCCAGGAAGAGGTTGATCGCCTCCTGTTGGGCCAGAGTTACCTGGTTTTTCAAAGAATGTCTTttctaaagacatttttgaaaactATGGAAGGTTTGAAAGCTGCtactttgatttttcaaagatCTTGTGAGTCGCTGATACATAACAAGAACCTGATCAGGCACCTGAATGCCAGTTCCTTTGATGTGGTTTTAACTGATCCAGTTTATCCCTGTGGGGCAATACTGGCTAGGTACCTGTCCCTtccctctgtgtttttttttgcGGAACATTCCATGTGA